A stretch of Argiope bruennichi chromosome 10, qqArgBrue1.1, whole genome shotgun sequence DNA encodes these proteins:
- the LOC129987576 gene encoding general transcriptional corepressor trfA-like — protein MSDSENTRRLVLAIIDFLQNQLTTRNDLSLEDRESLEIAMECLILAYDVENTDYIQRRPLLDMFMQVANPVSIQNKMEAESHKMSGNAKMMQEQYSEAEEEYSRAIQLDQWNAVYYCNRASARIKLEHFFEAISDCRQALLLNPDYAKAYARMGQAYALMNRHRRAARCYRQALELEPDNERYQNNLRVAESQAASQPNMDMGNLIHSMVSSLLLGGSPMPVSSGMAGPGPSFVIVGDPHTEDQCSANHSNNDTSESSATNNQTVEDNKQSTGKQEGNETSERRGEDEPLHLRVLFGIPVVSYGEDSSEDSRSMEPQTTGQKGNITEDQNQNGAQNTDYNKAQNEVKTKKDIADESQREESSKFPERREEPDSTNADGQSPQQESSKDQATSKDKTEKNIMPIFGQVIQNTLFGKADNSATNGTNHSMKQDLGRQQNNPNLTKTEERGQSSTSERGYLFKTPEGDTRQRQQSAGISMADIANFFRNIASSDRQNANQHNGSQLKASSSKENEKSNDQNKDKYQQGHVSSTQENQPDILTLPENTPSNEKEENTKTEIDSSGSDDKQETDEISEGSNKSKAHEEDNKDK, from the coding sequence ATGTCAGATTCAGAAAATACCAGGCGACTTGTCCTGGCAATTATAGACTTTTTACAGAATCAATTGACCACTCGAAATGATTTATCACTTGAAGATAGAGAAAGCCTAGAAATAGCTATGGAATGTCTAATATTGGCTTACGATGTCGAAAATACTGATTACATCCAGCGAAGACCATTGCTGGATATGTTTATGCAAGTTGCTAATCCAGTTAGTATTCAAAACAAGATGGAAGCCGAATCGCATAAAATGTCCGGCAATGCAAAAATGATGCAGGAACAGTATTCCGAAGCTGAAGAAGAATACTCCAGGGCAATACAATTGGATCAATGGAATGCTGTATATTACTGCAACAGAGCAAGTGCTCGTATCAAGTTGGAACATTTTTTCGAAGCCATTTCTGATTGCAGACAAGCCTTATTACTCAATCCGGACTATGCGAAAGCTTATGCCAGAATGGGACAAGCTTATGCTTTAATGAACAGACATAGACGAGCCGCTAGATGTTATCGACAAGCTCTGGAGTTAGAACCAGACAATGAAAGATACCAGAATAATTTGAGGGTAGCTGAAAGCCAAGCAGCTTCACAACCAAACATGGACATGGGAAATCTAATACACAGTATGGTTTCTTCCCTTTTATTGGGTGGTTCACCAATGCCTGTAAGCTCTGGAATGGCTGGACCTGGTCCATCTTTCGTGATAGTAGGTGATCCACACACTGAAGATCAATGCTCAGCTAATCATTCTAATAACGATACAAGTGAATCTTCAGCAACAAATAATCAAACTGTTGAAGATAATAAGCAGTCCACTGGCAAGCAAGAAGGTAACGAAACTTCTGAGAGAAGAGGGGAGGATGAACCTTTACATTTGAGAGTTCTGTTTGGAATACCGGTTGTGTCATATGGAGAAGACTCGAGTGAGGATTCGAGATCAATGGAGCCTCAGACGACGGGACAAAAGGGCAATATAACAGAAGATCAAAATCAAAATGGTGCTCAGAACACAGACTATAATAAAGCTCAGAATGAAGTTAAGACAAAAAAAGATATTGCTGATGAGAGTCAACGAGAAGAAAGCTCAAAATTCCCCGAAAGAAGAGAAGAGCCTGACAGCACGAATGCCGATGGTCAAAGTCCACAACAAGAAAGTTCAAAAGATCAAGCAACATCAAAAGATAAAACTGAAAAGAACATCATGCCAATTTTTGGTCAAGTCATTCAGAATACACTTTTTGGGAAAGCTGATAATTCTGCAACAAATGGAACAAATCATTCAATGAAGCAAGACCTGGGAAGACAACAGAATAATCCGAATTTGACTAAGACAGAAGAAAGAGGGCAGTCAAGCACGTCTGAGAGgggttatttatttaaaactcctGAAGGAGATACCAGACAAAGACAACAATCTGCAGGAATCAGCATGGCAGATATTGCAAACTTTTTTCGAAATATAGCGAGTTCTGATCGACAAAATGCCAATCAGCATAATGGTAGCCAACTCAAAGCATCATCttctaaagaaaatgaaaaaagtaacgatcaaaataaagataaatatcagCAGGGCCATGTGTCATCTACTCAAGAAAATCAACCGGACATATTAACATTACCTGAGAATACGCCTTCAAACGAAAAAGAGGAGAATACGAAAACAGAAATTGACTCCTCAGGTTCTGATGATAAACAGGAAACTGATGAAATTTCAGAAGGAAGCAACAAATCTAAAGCACATGAGGAGGATAATAAAGACAAATAA